The Impatiens glandulifera chromosome 3, dImpGla2.1, whole genome shotgun sequence genome contains a region encoding:
- the LOC124932792 gene encoding uncharacterized protein LOC124932792 isoform X2 → MARVEWGYNGRVKWCSYKRITVVVCSINIAVALYVLRSLYTSLYIYSYNESQNVKYTSEQLWKMEESIRVRKASEPVELIKLVKEIKGNFVSGDNLVELPQALRQKITDEILERLQGLNNRSDANQREAVEKWRKEKIKEAKELALGNTLNSTVYPEEAEMLARTLESNWGQLSENIGLWIPVEVINEGHDDKPEGAKDDDEETLPGRALPPECHAELHTDYDGVAVRWGLTHHKESAFDCCQACLDQAKRANPGEKKCNIWVYCPLESGCYSPDIYEHKHMECWLKYAETPKLNFKDRYSETYRNSHPNAPLSVPWASGFLST, encoded by the exons ATGGCAAGGGTAGAATGGGGATATAATGGTAGAGTCAAATGGTGTTCGTACAAGCGAATCACTGTCGTGGTTTGCTCAATCAACATTGCCGTTGCGCTTTATGTTCTTCGCTCTCTCTATACATCTCTGTACATTTACTCTTACAATGAATCACAGAACG TCAAATATACATCTGAGCAACTCTGGAAAATGGAAGAATCAATTAGAGTTAGAAAAGCATCGGAACCTGTAGAGCTGATTAAATTA GTGAAAGAAATCAAGGGAAACTTTGTAAGTGGAGATAACCTGGTTGAGTTGCCACAGGCTTTGAGACAAAAGATAACAGATGAGATTCTTGAGAGGCTACAAGGTTTAAACAATCGCTCCGATGCAAATCAAAGAG AAGCAGTTGAGAAATGGCGAAAAGAGAAGATAAAGGAAGCCAAAGAACTGGCTCTTGGAAACACTCTGAACTCAACCGTTTATCCAGAGGAAGCTG AGATGCTTGCAAGAACTCTGGAGTCTAACTGGGGTCAACTCTCAGAGAATATAGGTCTTTGGATACCAGTTGAAGTTATTAATGAAGGGCATGATGACAAACCAGAGGGTGCTAAAGATGATG ATGAAGAAACATTACCTGGAAGGGCACTTCCTCCAGAATGTCATGCTGAACTTCACACAGATTACGATGGGGTGGCAGTTAGATGGGGACTAACACACCACAAAGAAAGTGCTTTTGATTGTTGTCAAGCTTGCTTGGATCAGGCTAAACGTGCCAACCCAGGAGAAAAGAAATGTAATATATGGGTGTATTGCCCATTGGAGTCTGGCTGCTATTCCCCAGATATTTATGAGCACAAACATATGGAATGCTGGTTGAAATAT GCAGAGACACCTAAGCTAAATTTCAAAGACAGGTATTCTGAGACTTATAGAAATTCTCATCCAAATGCACCATTGTCAGTTCCTTGGGCTTCTGGTTTTCTCAGCACCTAG
- the LOC124932792 gene encoding uncharacterized protein LOC124932792 isoform X1, whose amino-acid sequence MARVEWGYNGRVKWCSYKRITVVVCSINIAVALYVLRSLYTSLYIYSYNESQNVVKYTSEQLWKMEESIRVRKASEPVELIKLVKEIKGNFVSGDNLVELPQALRQKITDEILERLQGLNNRSDANQREAVEKWRKEKIKEAKELALGNTLNSTVYPEEAEMLARTLESNWGQLSENIGLWIPVEVINEGHDDKPEGAKDDDEETLPGRALPPECHAELHTDYDGVAVRWGLTHHKESAFDCCQACLDQAKRANPGEKKCNIWVYCPLESGCYSPDIYEHKHMECWLKYAETPKLNFKDRYSETYRNSHPNAPLSVPWASGFLST is encoded by the exons ATGGCAAGGGTAGAATGGGGATATAATGGTAGAGTCAAATGGTGTTCGTACAAGCGAATCACTGTCGTGGTTTGCTCAATCAACATTGCCGTTGCGCTTTATGTTCTTCGCTCTCTCTATACATCTCTGTACATTTACTCTTACAATGAATCACAGAACG TAGTCAAATATACATCTGAGCAACTCTGGAAAATGGAAGAATCAATTAGAGTTAGAAAAGCATCGGAACCTGTAGAGCTGATTAAATTA GTGAAAGAAATCAAGGGAAACTTTGTAAGTGGAGATAACCTGGTTGAGTTGCCACAGGCTTTGAGACAAAAGATAACAGATGAGATTCTTGAGAGGCTACAAGGTTTAAACAATCGCTCCGATGCAAATCAAAGAG AAGCAGTTGAGAAATGGCGAAAAGAGAAGATAAAGGAAGCCAAAGAACTGGCTCTTGGAAACACTCTGAACTCAACCGTTTATCCAGAGGAAGCTG AGATGCTTGCAAGAACTCTGGAGTCTAACTGGGGTCAACTCTCAGAGAATATAGGTCTTTGGATACCAGTTGAAGTTATTAATGAAGGGCATGATGACAAACCAGAGGGTGCTAAAGATGATG ATGAAGAAACATTACCTGGAAGGGCACTTCCTCCAGAATGTCATGCTGAACTTCACACAGATTACGATGGGGTGGCAGTTAGATGGGGACTAACACACCACAAAGAAAGTGCTTTTGATTGTTGTCAAGCTTGCTTGGATCAGGCTAAACGTGCCAACCCAGGAGAAAAGAAATGTAATATATGGGTGTATTGCCCATTGGAGTCTGGCTGCTATTCCCCAGATATTTATGAGCACAAACATATGGAATGCTGGTTGAAATAT GCAGAGACACCTAAGCTAAATTTCAAAGACAGGTATTCTGAGACTTATAGAAATTCTCATCCAAATGCACCATTGTCAGTTCCTTGGGCTTCTGGTTTTCTCAGCACCTAG